In Phycisphaerales bacterium, the sequence GCCGAGCCACCACGTGGGGTGCCAGTTCGCGGAGCCCGCACTCGGAGTCGATCTCTCGTTCATCACGATTGATTCGCCAGAGGTCGGCGCCGACGAAACATCGCCGGGGGCCGTGATCGTTCCTGGAACTTCGACCGATCGCCCATCCGCATCGACGAGTCGCACCGGTTCGGGCTCTTGCTCCCCCCCGAACGTCGAGAGGATCACGGTCACATTCACAGCCACAAAGAGTGAGACACCGATCGCCCAGATCCACTTCGATCGCGTGCTCTGTCGCGGCGGCAGGGGCATGGTCTGTTCGAACGCTCCCGACGTCACGTGTTCGCCTCCATGAGTCGGATCTCGCGCTCGAGCCGCAGGACCCAACCCCGCGCCCTCGCTCGCACGCGTGGATCCCCATCGGTCGCCACGAGTTCACCCGCCCGCCGGACGACGGCCGCCGCTTCGGGCAAGCGCCCCGCGCCCAGTCGCACGCTCCGCGACGCCGTCCACACGCCCGCGAGCCGGTGCGGGGCTCGCTCGTCATTCAGCATCGCGAGCAGGTCGCGCGAGGCCTCGCTCGCCATCGCCGCGGCCTGGGCGTGCTTCGATTCGATCTGTGTGCTCGCGAACTCGACCAGGCCTCGTACGGCCGCACCTCGAGCGCGATGGTGATCGTCCTGCTTCAGTTCGCGAAGCGCGGGCGGGAGTGAATCCTCCCCATGCAACCCTCGCGTGTGCTGACGCCGGAGCGCCTCGGCAGCGTTGGCGCGCACGCGTCCGTCGTGATCGCGAAGGGCGCCCAGGAGCACGCCCCTTGCGGGAAGCGAGGCGACCGACCCGAGTGCCGCCGCCGCCGTCGCTGCGACGCGGTCGTCGCCGCCCTCGCGCACATGCGATTGGAGCAGATCGCCAAGTGGCTCGGCAACCTCGTCCGCGAGGTCGAGGGCGCGCACCAGGGCGAGCGCCTCGAACCGCTCACCCTCGCTGCCCCTGGCGAGGGCGAGGCGGATCGTGTCCAACTCGCGTTCACGATTCATCCGGAGCCGTTCACGGGCGGCATTCCGCCACAACGCGCCCGAACCCGGGAGAGTGTGCGAGAGTTCTGTGCTCGCCCAATCGCGCACGCTCCGCGACTCCACGCGCGACATCGAGAGGAGCGAACGCCGATGGTCCTCGTCGTCTCCCGGACCACGCGCTCCCTCGCCCGCCGCCGACCATCGCACGAAGGCCGACCGAGCCACGCGATCGTCGCGGTCGAAGCACAAGTCCTCGACACCACGGCGATCGCCGAGCCGTGCGAGGGCATGGCGGACCATCGGTTCGGCGTCCACAAGCAGCGGCTCAACCGCGCGACGCCGGAGTTCGGTCGGGGTGCGTGTGGCGCGCGCGATCTCCACTAGCCCACGACGGGCGTGCGTCGAGAGCCGAGCCACGCGCTCGGTTCGGGGTAGGAGGCCATCCTCTTCCGTCGCGCGTCGCCCGGGCTTGGAAGAGCCTGTGAACTTCTCATTCGATGTCGCCCCAGTCGTGCCCGACGTTGCTCCCGCGCCGCCCGCGGATATCGGCTCTCGCCATGAACGAAGAACCCGACGCGGCTCGATCGACTGGAGTGCCGCCCGTCGTGCAGGCCGGAGCGCCAGGTGCCACTGGCCCAGCACCGCCTCGTGGTCGTCCAGGTCCATCGCGTGCGCGAGCCTTTCGACACAGACCGATCGCCACGACTCGTCAAAGGCCCACTCCCACGCGCGCCGCCGAACGATCGACGAGGGATGCCAACGCACGATCCCGCGCATCGCGGCATGGGCGACATCTGGCTCGGCGCGCATCCACCGAGCCAGCGGATCATCCGACATCTCGCGGGCGGTCGTCTTTCGATCGAGCATCGCGATCGCGGCAAGGAGCACGCCCTTGCGCCGATGTTTCGCGAATCGCCCGAGCGCGAAGGCGAGTTCCTCGCGCAGCCGCAGCGCCGAGTCGTCATCGAGCACCGCAACATCCACGCGCTCGCGGGCCGTGGGATCGTCGAGGAGCGAGACCACGCCGGGGTCGGCGCAGGCGCCAAAGGCCAGCCGCAACCAGGCCCGCTCGGCCTCGTTGGAGACACGATCGTCCTGGTCCTCCAGCAAATCCGTGAGCGGGCGCGCCAACGCGGGGAGCATCGTCGAGGCCGCCACGGTCGCGACCGCCGCTCGAGAAGTCGCATCCGGTGCCGTGAGCACCAGTTCGCACACCCGCTCCAGTCGCTCCGGCGGCACAGCGTTCACAACCGCGCGCGCGTCCTCAGACAATCCCGGATACGCCCTGATGAGCGCTCGCAACGCGACATCCCGGGGAACCAGCCCAAACACCTGTGGCCCACGGGCCCATCGCGCGAGCCACGACTTGGGCTCTGGTAGCGTGGCGATCTCCAGCAGCGCCCCTTCGATCGCTCCACGCTCGGAATCATCCCCGACACTCGCCGAAGCAACCAGCGCCTCCCCCAGCGCGAGGGCGCGGGCCGACAATGGCAACCTGGAGAGACTGCGAAGGCGATCGGTCTGGGTTGGACTGGTTCGAGACATGGAATGGATTGTGGACACGGCTGCGACGCGCAACCTTTGCTCCTCGCTGGTCCAACGACAACTCGCCGCGGAGTCACGCGAACATTATGTGAATCAATCGGCTCGTAAACCGTTGACAGGTCCGGAAAATTCGAGTAAGAATGAACACTCGTCGAGTGTGTGGCGGCAGGCCAGGACGGCGTGCTTGGCTCGACGGCGATGGATTCTGGACGGGCTTGTCGCTTCTGGACGGAAGCGCCGGCCTGAACTCGTGCCAAGATACCCGCTCGGCGTCATGCCGGCGAACTTCACGACCCAGCCTTCCACCGCATCATGGATGTGGCATCGGTTACCAGTCGAGGTTTGGGGGAGTGTATCTCCGACCCTTGGCTGGTATGTCGTTTGGCCCGCTCGATGGATGTCGATGGGCCTGCCGGAGTCGTGCCTCACCCGAGAGTTTGTGGGTGAGGCGCCCGCGGGACCGCCCGCCTTGGACCACCCATGAGCAGCCAATCCACCCGTACCACGGTCCACACCCACCAGATGGTGGTCTACAACCGCGCCCTCCACCCCGAGCACTTCGAACTCAAGGCCCGCCGACTCGTCAAGCACGAGGGGATGGAACTCGAGGCCTGGATCATGGGCCATGGCACCCACGTCCTCCGTTTCGGGCACCGTGGGTCGTGCGCCTGCGAACTCCTCACCGACCAGCACAAGAGCCCCAGTTCGGGCGTTCTCGCGGCGTACCCCTGCCTCGGCGAGCACGATCACGAGTGCGTCGTCGATCCCCTCCGAATTTCATACATGCTCTCCATCCAGACAGAAACCGTCCCCGAGAGCGTCTTCCAGGCGACTATGAGAGAAATGAAATCCGCGGTCGAGACCAACGACCGACTGGTGCTCGAATGGAGCGATTCGGCGGGCCCCTGCCTGAGCGTCATCGAGTTTGAGCCGTTCCCGAACCAGATCCACGCCCACTGCTATCACTTCCTGGCGCAGGGGCACATGATCCTGAAGACCTCGACGCTCTTTGAGGGGCGGTAAGGCACCCCATCGGCGCGTTCGGCCGCTCCCACGTCGTCTAACACGATTCGCCTACTATTCCTGCGTGAGCACCTCGCCACGTCATGTCCTGCGAATTACCACGCCCCGGTCTGGGGCGTGAGCGCGACCGTCGCCATGGTCCATTGACCTCCGCAACGGCACCGATCACACAACAACCGGGGCCGACCACGATTCCCAGCCGGCTGGGTCCATGACCCGAGTGTGGCCTATGTCGCATACCCCGTACGATCCATGAACAAGCCTCCGACCCGGCGGCATCCCCTGTTTCGACAGGCGGCCCCCGAGGTCAAACCCGAAGGACACGACCGATGTCGAATCCATCCACGCCAAGCACCGCCTCGACCAAGGCCGACACAGGAAAGGCTGATGCGGGCAAGCCGGACAAGAACCGTTACAAGTCCACGCTAAACCTCCCCGCCACGTCGTTCCCGATGAAGGCGAACCTCGTGCTGAACGAGCCGCAGAGCCTCTCGCGCTGGGACCAGATGGGCCTGTACGAGCGCACGCGGAAGGCCCGCGCCGGCAAGGCGAAGTTCACGTTCCACGACGGGCCGCCCTATGCCAACGGGAGCATCCACCTCGGCCACCTCATGAACAAGTGCCTGAAGGACTTCGTCGTCCGCAGCAAGACGATGCAGGGCTTGGACTGCGCGTACGTCCCCGGCTGGGACTGCCACGGCCTCCCCATCGAGCACAAGGTCCTCACCGAACTCAACGAGTCGGGCAAACTCGGCAAACTCATGTCGCTGGAGGAAGCGCCCCGCAAGATGGCGATCCGGCGTGAGTGCCAGAAGTACGCCGAGAAGTTCCACGCGCTGCACACCAAGCAGATGAAGCGATTGCTCACGCTTGCCGACTATGAGCATCCGTACCTGACGATGCAGCCGGCGTACGAGGGCGCGACGCTGGAGGTCCTCGCGGGGCTCCTCGAACAAAACCTGGTTTATCGCGCGGTCAAGCCCGTGCACTGGTCGATCGCCAACGAGACCGCGCTCGCCGAGGCCGAACTCGAGTACTACGACCGCGAGGATGTCTCGGTGTTTGTGGATTTCGAGGCGATGGACGCCGACGCCGTGTACGACGCCTTCGGCCTTCCGCCGCATCCTTCGAGCGATGACGAGTACGCCGACGAATCGACGGGCGATGCCGCGCCCGGCGTACGCCCGCACCAGCGTCCATGCTTCATGATCTGGACGACGACACCCTGGACGCTCCCCGCGAACGTCGCGGTGGCGGTGCACCCGAAGATCGAGTATGCGCTCGCGCTGATCGATGGCAACGTCACGGTGCTCGCGGCGAACCTCGTGGAGCGGACCGCGAAACTCACCAAGGCCGAGCGCGTCGCCGTGCTCGCGACGACCATGGGCGAGAAACTCGAGGGCCTGCGG encodes:
- a CDS encoding HEAT repeat domain-containing protein, translated to MSRTSPTQTDRLRSLSRLPLSARALALGEALVASASVGDDSERGAIEGALLEIATLPEPKSWLARWARGPQVFGLVPRDVALRALIRAYPGLSEDARAVVNAVPPERLERVCELVLTAPDATSRAAVATVAASTMLPALARPLTDLLEDQDDRVSNEAERAWLRLAFGACADPGVVSLLDDPTARERVDVAVLDDDSALRLREELAFALGRFAKHRRKGVLLAAIAMLDRKTTAREMSDDPLARWMRAEPDVAHAAMRGIVRWHPSSIVRRRAWEWAFDESWRSVCVERLAHAMDLDDHEAVLGQWHLALRPARRAALQSIEPRRVLRSWREPISAGGAGATSGTTGATSNEKFTGSSKPGRRATEEDGLLPRTERVARLSTHARRGLVEIARATRTPTELRRRAVEPLLVDAEPMVRHALARLGDRRGVEDLCFDRDDRVARSAFVRWSAAGEGARGPGDDEDHRRSLLSMSRVESRSVRDWASTELSHTLPGSGALWRNAARERLRMNRERELDTIRLALARGSEGERFEALALVRALDLADEVAEPLGDLLQSHVREGGDDRVAATAAAALGSVASLPARGVLLGALRDHDGRVRANAAEALRRQHTRGLHGEDSLPPALRELKQDDHHRARGAAVRGLVEFASTQIESKHAQAAAMASEASRDLLAMLNDERAPHRLAGVWTASRSVRLGAGRLPEAAAVVRRAGELVATDGDPRVRARARGWVLRLEREIRLMEANT
- a CDS encoding DUF2617 family protein, with translation MSSQSTRTTVHTHQMVVYNRALHPEHFELKARRLVKHEGMELEAWIMGHGTHVLRFGHRGSCACELLTDQHKSPSSGVLAAYPCLGEHDHECVVDPLRISYMLSIQTETVPESVFQATMREMKSAVETNDRLVLEWSDSAGPCLSVIEFEPFPNQIHAHCYHFLAQGHMILKTSTLFEGR